Proteins encoded together in one Mus musculus strain NOD/MrkTac chromosome 4 genomic contig, GRCm38.p6 alternate locus group NOD/MrkTac MMCHR4_NOD_IDD9_3 window:
- the Slc45a1 gene encoding proton-associated sugar transporter A isoform 2 (isoform 2 is encoded by transcript variant 2; The RefSeq protein has 2 substitutions compared to this genomic sequence), whose protein sequence is MALADTATNHKWGILLTVCGVVLMDFSADSADNPSHAYMMDVCGPVDQDRGLNIHALMAGLGGGFGYVVGGIHWDKTSFGRALGGQLRVIYVFTAITLSVTTVLTLISIPERPLRPLGEKRTAMKSPSLPLPPSPPVLLEEGAGDALPSTTATSLYASFSSPISPPSPLTPKYGSFISRDSSLTGINEFASSFGTSNIDSVLIDCFTAGHDNYLALPSSVPRQAISVSFPRAPDGFYCQERGLERREGPLTLGSDGDVLRVGSLDTSKPRASGILKRPQTLALPDVAGGNGPETSRRRNVTFSQQVANILLNGVKYESELTGSSEQSEQPLSLRHLCSTIYNMPKALRNLCVNHFLGWLSFEGMLLFYTDFMGEVVFQGDPKAPHTSEAYQKYNSGVTMGCWGMCIYAFSAAFYSAILEKLEECLSVRTLYFIAYLAFGLGTGLATLSRNLYVVLSLCTTYGILFSTLCTLPYSLLCDYYQSKKFAGSSADGTRRGMGVDISLLSCQYFLAQILVSLVLGPLTSAVGSANGVMYFSSLVSFLGCLYSSLCVTYEIPSVDAADEERQPLLLNV, encoded by the exons ATGGCCTTGGCTGACACAGCCACCAACCACAAGTGGGGCATCCTCCTGACAGTGTGCGGGGTGGTGCTGATGGACTTCAGTGCAGACTCTGCAGATAACCCCAGCCACGCCTACATGATGGATGTGTGCGGCCCGGTAGACCAGGACCGAGGCCTGAACATCCATGCCCTCATGGCGG GTCTTGGAGGCGGGTTTGGCTATGTGGTCGGAGGCATCCATTGGGACAAGACCAGCTTCGGGAGGGCCCTGGGGGGCCAGCTCCGTGTCATCTATGTCTTCACCGCCATAACCCTGAGTGTCACCACCGTGCTCACCCTGATTAGCATCCCCGAGAGACCCCTTCGGCCCCTGGGGGAGAAGAGGACAGCTATGAAGAGCCCAAGCCTCCCATTGCCCCCCTCCCCACCTGTCCTGTTGGAGGAGGGGGCTGGTGACGCCCTTCCCTCTACTACAGCCACCAGCCTGTACGCCagcttctccagccccatctccCCACCCAGCCCGCTCACCCCCAAGTATGGCAGCTTCATCAGCAGGGACAGCTCCCTCACAGGCATCAATGAGTTCGCATCATCCTTTGGCACCTCCAACATAGACAGCGTGCTCATTGACTGTTTCACAGCGGGCCATGACAATTACTTGGCTCTCCCCAGCAGTGTCCCGAGGCAGGCCATCAGTGTCAGCTTTCCCCGGGCCCCCGATGGCTTCTACTGCCaggagagggggctggagaggagagagggaccCCTCACCTTGGGCTTGGATGGAGATGTGCTAAGAGTAGGCTCTCTGGACACCTCAAAGCCACGGGCCTCGGGGATCCTGAAGAGGCCCCAGACCTTGGCTCTCCCAGATGTGGCTGGAGGAAATGGCCCTGAAACCAGCAGAAGAAGGAATGTGACCTTCAGCCAACAG GTCGCGAACATTCTCCTGAACGGTGTGAAATATGAGAGCGAGCTGACGGGCTCCAGCGAGCAGTCGGAGCAGCCACTGTCTCTGCGGCATCTCTGTTCCACCATCTACAATATGCCCAAGGCGCTGCGCAATCTCTGTGTCAATCACTTTCTGG GGTGGCTCTCATTTGAGGGCATGCTGCTCTTTTACACGGATTTCATGGGCGAGGTGGTGTTCCAGGGAGACCCAAAGGCACCGCACACGTCGGAAGCATATCAGAAGTACAACAGCGGTGTCACCATGGGCTGCTGGGGCATGTGCATCTATGCCTTCAGTGCAGCCTTCTACTCAG CTATCCTGGAGAAACTGGAGGAGTGTCTGAGCGTCCGAACCCTCTACTTCATCGCCTACCTCGCCTTCGGCCTGGGGACCGGGTTGGCCACCCTCTCCAGGAACTTGTACGTGGTTCTGTCCCTCTGCACCACCTATGGCATCCTGTTTTCCACGCTCTGCACCCTGCCCTACTCCCTGCTCTGTGATTACTACCAGAGTAAGAAG TTTGCAGGGTCCAGTGCGGATGGCACACGGCGTGGCATGGGCGTAGACATCTCGCTGCTTAGCTGCCAATACTTTCTGGCTCAGATCCTTGTCTCTCTGGTCCTGGGGCCCCTGACCTCAGCTGTGGGCAGTGCCAATGGTGTGATGTACTTCTCCAGCCTCGTGTCCTTCCTCGGCTGCCTCTACTCTTCCCTGTGTGTCACCTACGAAATTCCCTCTGGTGATGCAGCCGATGAGGAGCGCCAGCCCCTCCTGTTGAATGTCTGA
- the Slc45a1 gene encoding proton-associated sugar transporter A isoform 1 (isoform 1 is encoded by transcript variant 1; The RefSeq protein has 2 substitutions compared to this genomic sequence), with product MIPPASSTPPGEAVIPSVAPQDFWRSPISSYSGSVTGHISHRANNFKRHPKRRKYIRPSPPPPPNTPCPIELVDFGDLHPQRSFWELLFNGCILFGIEFSYAMETAYVTPVLLQMGLPDQLYSLVWFISPILGFLLQPLLGAWSDRCTSRFGRRRPFILVLAIGALLGLSLLLNGRDIGMALADTATNHKWGILLTVCGVVLMDFSADSADNPSHAYMMDVCGPVDQDRGLNIHALMAGLGGGFGYVVGGIHWDKTSFGRALGGQLRVIYVFTAITLSVTTVLTLISIPERPLRPLGEKRTAMKSPSLPLPPSPPVLLEEGAGDALPSTTATSLYASFSSPISPPSPLTPKYGSFISRDSSLTGINEFASSFGTSNIDSVLIDCFTAGHDNYLALPSSVPRQAISVSFPRAPDGFYCQERGLERREGPLTLGSDGDVLRVGSLDTSKPRASGILKRPQTLALPDVAGGNGPETSRRRNVTFSQQVANILLNGVKYESELTGSSEQSEQPLSLRHLCSTIYNMPKALRNLCVNHFLGWLSFEGMLLFYTDFMGEVVFQGDPKAPHTSEAYQKYNSGVTMGCWGMCIYAFSAAFYSAILEKLEECLSVRTLYFIAYLAFGLGTGLATLSRNLYVVLSLCTTYGILFSTLCTLPYSLLCDYYQSKKFAGSSADGTRRGMGVDISLLSCQYFLAQILVSLVLGPLTSAVGSANGVMYFSSLVSFLGCLYSSLCVTYEIPSVDAADEERQPLLLNV from the exons TTACAGGACACATCAGCCACCGGGCCAACAACTTCAAACGCCACCCCAAGAGAAGGAAGTACATTCGGCCCtctccgcccccaccccccaacaccccATGTCCCATCGAGCTGGTGGACTTTGGGGACTTGCACCCACAGAGGTCCTTTTGGGAACTGCTCTTCAATGGCTGCATTCTGTTTGGTATCGAATTCAGCTACGCCATGGAGACCGCGTACGTGACTCCGGTACTCCTGCAAATGGGCCTGCCAGACCAGCTCTACAGCCTAGTGTGGTTCATCAGCCCCATCCTCG GATTCTTGCTGCAGCCTCTGTTGGGTGCCTGGAGTGACCGATGTACCTCAAGGTTTGGAAGGAGACGCCCTTTCATTCTTGTCCTGGCCATAG GGGCACTGCTGGGCCTTTCGCTCTTGCTCAATGGAAGGGACATTGGCATGGCCTTGGCTGACACAGCCACCAACCACAAGTGGGGCATCCTCCTGACAGTGTGCGGGGTGGTGCTGATGGACTTCAGTGCAGACTCTGCAGATAACCCCAGCCACGCCTACATGATGGATGTGTGCGGCCCGGTAGACCAGGACCGAGGCCTGAACATCCATGCCCTCATGGCGG GTCTTGGAGGCGGGTTTGGCTATGTGGTCGGAGGCATCCATTGGGACAAGACCAGCTTCGGGAGGGCCCTGGGGGGCCAGCTCCGTGTCATCTATGTCTTCACCGCCATAACCCTGAGTGTCACCACCGTGCTCACCCTGATTAGCATCCCCGAGAGACCCCTTCGGCCCCTGGGGGAGAAGAGGACAGCTATGAAGAGCCCAAGCCTCCCATTGCCCCCCTCCCCACCTGTCCTGTTGGAGGAGGGGGCTGGTGACGCCCTTCCCTCTACTACAGCCACCAGCCTGTACGCCagcttctccagccccatctccCCACCCAGCCCGCTCACCCCCAAGTATGGCAGCTTCATCAGCAGGGACAGCTCCCTCACAGGCATCAATGAGTTCGCATCATCCTTTGGCACCTCCAACATAGACAGCGTGCTCATTGACTGTTTCACAGCGGGCCATGACAATTACTTGGCTCTCCCCAGCAGTGTCCCGAGGCAGGCCATCAGTGTCAGCTTTCCCCGGGCCCCCGATGGCTTCTACTGCCaggagagggggctggagaggagagagggaccCCTCACCTTGGGCTTGGATGGAGATGTGCTAAGAGTAGGCTCTCTGGACACCTCAAAGCCACGGGCCTCGGGGATCCTGAAGAGGCCCCAGACCTTGGCTCTCCCAGATGTGGCTGGAGGAAATGGCCCTGAAACCAGCAGAAGAAGGAATGTGACCTTCAGCCAACAG GTCGCGAACATTCTCCTGAACGGTGTGAAATATGAGAGCGAGCTGACGGGCTCCAGCGAGCAGTCGGAGCAGCCACTGTCTCTGCGGCATCTCTGTTCCACCATCTACAATATGCCCAAGGCGCTGCGCAATCTCTGTGTCAATCACTTTCTGG GGTGGCTCTCATTTGAGGGCATGCTGCTCTTTTACACGGATTTCATGGGCGAGGTGGTGTTCCAGGGAGACCCAAAGGCACCGCACACGTCGGAAGCATATCAGAAGTACAACAGCGGTGTCACCATGGGCTGCTGGGGCATGTGCATCTATGCCTTCAGTGCAGCCTTCTACTCAG CTATCCTGGAGAAACTGGAGGAGTGTCTGAGCGTCCGAACCCTCTACTTCATCGCCTACCTCGCCTTCGGCCTGGGGACCGGGTTGGCCACCCTCTCCAGGAACTTGTACGTGGTTCTGTCCCTCTGCACCACCTATGGCATCCTGTTTTCCACGCTCTGCACCCTGCCCTACTCCCTGCTCTGTGATTACTACCAGAGTAAGAAG TTTGCAGGGTCCAGTGCGGATGGCACACGGCGTGGCATGGGCGTAGACATCTCGCTGCTTAGCTGCCAATACTTTCTGGCTCAGATCCTTGTCTCTCTGGTCCTGGGGCCCCTGACCTCAGCTGTGGGCAGTGCCAATGGTGTGATGTACTTCTCCAGCCTCGTGTCCTTCCTCGGCTGCCTCTACTCTTCCCTGTGTGTCACCTACGAAATTCCCTCTGGTGATGCAGCCGATGAGGAGCGCCAGCCCCTCCTGTTGAATGTCTGA